Proteins from a genomic interval of Gossypium hirsutum isolate 1008001.06 chromosome A09, Gossypium_hirsutum_v2.1, whole genome shotgun sequence:
- the LOC107892360 gene encoding probable serine/threonine-protein kinase PIX7 isoform X1: MGFGHQSEREKKSSRKNKDEEEETGCWVKLRFLGSCMSSRSRVDNSMSGTTAESKSTTREKSRDQPVVPVSSTTTSNAETASSTPKYSEELKVASQLRKFTFIDLKLATRNFRPESLLGEGGFGCVFKGWIEENGTAPVKPGTGLTVAVKTLNIEGLQGHKEWLAEVDFLGNLLHPNLVKLVGYCIEDDHRLLVYEFMPRGSLENHLFRKGSLPLPWSIRMKIALGAAKGLAFLHEEAERPVIYRDFKTSNILLDADYNAKLSDFGLAKDGPEGDKTHVSTRVMGTYGYAAPEYVMTGHLTSKSDVYSFGVVLLEMLTGRRSMDKNRPNGEHNLVEWARPHLGDKRRFFRILDPRLEGHFSIKGAQKAAQLAAQCLSRDPKARPRMSEVIEILKPLPNLKDMASSSYYFQTMQSNRNRSNVNAKNGTRAQAGFVVRKGQPMRSLSASSNHQAPHPSPKPKAKES; the protein is encoded by the exons ATGGGGTTTGGCCATCAATCTGAAAGAGAGAAAAAATCATCaaggaagaacaaagatgaagaagaagaaactgGATGTTGGGTTAAATTAAGATTTTTGGGAAGTTGCATGTCTTCAAGATCAAGAGTTGATAACTCTATGAGTGGAACAACAG CTGAAAGTAAATCGACGACGAGAGAGAAAAGCCGAGATCAACCGGTTGTTCCTGTGTCTTCCACAACCACTAGTAATGCAGAAACTGCTTCTTCGACACCGAAATATAGTGAGGAACTGAAAGTTGCTTCGCAGCTTcgaaaattcacatttattgaccTTAAGTTAGCAACCCGGAATTTTAGACCTGAGAGTCTTCTCGGTGAGGGTGGGTTTGGTTGTGTCTTCAAGGGTTGGATTGAGGAGAACGGAACTGCTCCTGTGAAACCCGGTACTGGACTTACTGTTGCTGTCAAAACACTAAACATTGAGGGACTTCAGGGTCACAAAGAGTGGCTG GCCGAAGTGGATTTTCTTGGGAACCTCCTTCATCCCAATTTGGTTAAATTGGTTGGTTACTGCATCGAGGATGATCACAGGTTACTGGTATACGAGTTCATGCCACGAGGAAGTTTGGAGAACCACCTCTTCCGTA AAGGGTCCTTGCCACTTCCTTGGTCTATTAGAATGAAAATCGCACTTGGGGCTGCAAAGGGTCTCGCCTTTCTTCATGAAGAAGCCGAAAGACCAGTGATATATAGAGATTTTAAAACATCTAATATCCTGTTAGATGCG GATTACAATGCCAAGCTCTCTGATTTTGGACTCGCCAAAGATGGTCCGGAAGGAGATAAAACTCATGTATCTACTCGAGTTATGGGAACATATGGCTATGCTGCTCCAGAATATGTAATGACTG GACATTTGACATCGAAGAGTGACGTATATAGCTTTGGGGTAGTTTTACTTGAAATGTTGACTGGCCGAAGATCCATGGACAAAAACCGACCTAATGGGGAACACAATCTCGTGGAATGGGCAAGACCTCATCTAGGAGACAAGAGAAGGTTCTTTCGAATTTTAGATCCTCGTCTTGAAGGCCACTTTTCGATAAAAGGTGCACAGAAAGCTGCGCAGCTGGCTGCCCAATGTCTTAGCCGTGATCCCAAAGCCAGACCTCGGATGAGTGAAGTTATTGAAATCCTAAAGCCTCTACCAAACCTTAAAGATATGGCTAGCTCTTCTTATTATTTCCAAACTATGCAGTCCAATCGTAATAGGTCCAATGTAAATGCTAAAAACGGCACCAGAGCACAAGCAGGATTCGTAGTGAGGAAAGGACAACCTATGAGGAGCTTGTCTGCTTCAAGCAATCATCAGGCTCCTCACCCATCGCCAAAGCCCAAAGCAAAAGAATCATAG
- the LOC107892360 gene encoding probable serine/threonine-protein kinase PIX7 isoform X2 — translation MGFGHQSEREKKSSRKNKDEEEETGCWVKLRFLGSCMSSRSRVDNSMSGTTAESKSTTREKSRDQPVVPVSSTTTSNAETASSTPKYSEELKVASQLRKFTFIDLKLATRNFRPESLLGEGGFGCVFKGWIEENGTAPVKPGTGLTVAVKTLNIEGLQGHKEWLAEVDFLGNLLHPNLVKLVGYCIEDDHRLLVYEFMPRGSLENHLFRRSLPLPWSIRMKIALGAAKGLAFLHEEAERPVIYRDFKTSNILLDADYNAKLSDFGLAKDGPEGDKTHVSTRVMGTYGYAAPEYVMTGHLTSKSDVYSFGVVLLEMLTGRRSMDKNRPNGEHNLVEWARPHLGDKRRFFRILDPRLEGHFSIKGAQKAAQLAAQCLSRDPKARPRMSEVIEILKPLPNLKDMASSSYYFQTMQSNRNRSNVNAKNGTRAQAGFVVRKGQPMRSLSASSNHQAPHPSPKPKAKES, via the exons ATGGGGTTTGGCCATCAATCTGAAAGAGAGAAAAAATCATCaaggaagaacaaagatgaagaagaagaaactgGATGTTGGGTTAAATTAAGATTTTTGGGAAGTTGCATGTCTTCAAGATCAAGAGTTGATAACTCTATGAGTGGAACAACAG CTGAAAGTAAATCGACGACGAGAGAGAAAAGCCGAGATCAACCGGTTGTTCCTGTGTCTTCCACAACCACTAGTAATGCAGAAACTGCTTCTTCGACACCGAAATATAGTGAGGAACTGAAAGTTGCTTCGCAGCTTcgaaaattcacatttattgaccTTAAGTTAGCAACCCGGAATTTTAGACCTGAGAGTCTTCTCGGTGAGGGTGGGTTTGGTTGTGTCTTCAAGGGTTGGATTGAGGAGAACGGAACTGCTCCTGTGAAACCCGGTACTGGACTTACTGTTGCTGTCAAAACACTAAACATTGAGGGACTTCAGGGTCACAAAGAGTGGCTG GCCGAAGTGGATTTTCTTGGGAACCTCCTTCATCCCAATTTGGTTAAATTGGTTGGTTACTGCATCGAGGATGATCACAGGTTACTGGTATACGAGTTCATGCCACGAGGAAGTTTGGAGAACCACCTCTTCCGTA GGTCCTTGCCACTTCCTTGGTCTATTAGAATGAAAATCGCACTTGGGGCTGCAAAGGGTCTCGCCTTTCTTCATGAAGAAGCCGAAAGACCAGTGATATATAGAGATTTTAAAACATCTAATATCCTGTTAGATGCG GATTACAATGCCAAGCTCTCTGATTTTGGACTCGCCAAAGATGGTCCGGAAGGAGATAAAACTCATGTATCTACTCGAGTTATGGGAACATATGGCTATGCTGCTCCAGAATATGTAATGACTG GACATTTGACATCGAAGAGTGACGTATATAGCTTTGGGGTAGTTTTACTTGAAATGTTGACTGGCCGAAGATCCATGGACAAAAACCGACCTAATGGGGAACACAATCTCGTGGAATGGGCAAGACCTCATCTAGGAGACAAGAGAAGGTTCTTTCGAATTTTAGATCCTCGTCTTGAAGGCCACTTTTCGATAAAAGGTGCACAGAAAGCTGCGCAGCTGGCTGCCCAATGTCTTAGCCGTGATCCCAAAGCCAGACCTCGGATGAGTGAAGTTATTGAAATCCTAAAGCCTCTACCAAACCTTAAAGATATGGCTAGCTCTTCTTATTATTTCCAAACTATGCAGTCCAATCGTAATAGGTCCAATGTAAATGCTAAAAACGGCACCAGAGCACAAGCAGGATTCGTAGTGAGGAAAGGACAACCTATGAGGAGCTTGTCTGCTTCAAGCAATCATCAGGCTCCTCACCCATCGCCAAAGCCCAAAGCAAAAGAATCATAG
- the LOC107892361 gene encoding mitochondrial outer membrane protein porin of 34 kDa: protein MGKGPGLYTEIGKKARDLLYKDYQTDHKFTLTTSSPTGVAITSAGTKKGELFLADVNTQLKNKNVTTDIKVDTYSNLYTTITVDQPAPGLKAIFSFRVPDQRSGKVELQYLHEYAGISSSIGLTANPIVNLSGVIGTNVLALGTDLSFDTKTGNFTKCNAGLSFSNVDLIASLTLNEKGDSLNASYYHIVNPMTNTAVGAEVTHSFSTNENTITIGTQHALDPLTMVKARVNNAGKASALIQHEWRPRSLITISGEVDTKSIDKSAKVGLALALKP, encoded by the exons ATGGGCAAGGGTCCAGGTCTCTACACTGAAATCGGCAAGAAAGCCAGAG ACCTTCTTTACAAGGATTATCAGACTGACCACAAGTTCACTCTCACCACCAGCTCTCCAACTGGAGTT GCTATTACATCTGCCGGAACGAAGAAAGGCGAACTCTTTTTGGCTGATGTTAACACCCAGCTGAAGAATAAGAATGTCACAACTGATATTAAAGTGGATACCTACTCCAAT CTCTATACCACCATAACCGTTGATCAACCTGCACCCGGGCTGAAAGCAATCTTTAGCTTCAGAGTCCCTGATCAGAGGTCTGGCAAG GTTGAACTCCAGTATTTGCATGAATACGCAGGGATAAGCTCAAGCATTGGATTAACTGCAAACCCTATAGTTAACCTTTCAGGTGTGATTGGAACTAATGTTCTTGCACTGGGAACTGATCTCTCGTTTGACACAAAGACTGGGAATTTCACAAAATGCAATGCCGGTTTGAGCTTCTCCAATGTGGATCTCATTGCATCGTTGACTCT GAACGAAAAGGGTGACTCTCTTAACGCGTCATACTATCATATAGTGAATCCCATGACTAACACTGCTGTTGGTGCCGAGGTGACCCATAGCTTCTCTACCAATGAAAACACCATCACCATCGGTACACAACATGCATTGGATCCATTGACGATGGTTAAGGCACGGGTGAACAACGCTGGGAAGGCAAGCGCACTAATCCAGCACGAGTGGCGCCCCAGATCCCTCATTACCATTTCTGGGGAGGTGGATACCAAGTCCATTGACAAGAGTGCCAAGGTTGGACTTGCTTTGGCACTCAAGCCTTGA
- the LOC107892359 gene encoding 60S ribosomal export protein NMD3, with product MASDMFVVPQTRGTVLCCKCGISMAPNPANMCVTCLRSEVDITEGLRKHVTIMHCPDCDSYLQPPRTWIKAQLESKELLTFCVKRLETDLKKVRLVNAEFIWTEPHSKRIKVKLKVQKEVLNGAILEQSYVVEYVQQDNMCDSCTRYQANPDQWVASVQLRQRVSHRRTFFYLEQLILKHDAAAHAIKIKQMDQGIDFFFSNRSHAVKFVEFLGKVAPTKSRHDKQLVSHDPKSNSYNYKYTFSVEISPICREDLICLPPKVATSLGNLGPLVICTKVTNNITLLDPFTLRQCFLDTDQYWRHSFKSLLGSRQLVEYDVFNIEVVSPEYNLGGSKYVMADAEVARVSDYGKLFYIRTHLGHILKPGDRALGYDLYGANSNDIELDKYRGLVLPEAILIKKSYEEKRQKKRGKPRPWKLKSLDMELDESKGRANEQKLDTEYEEFLRDLEENPELRFNLSLYRNKDYQPSEMVSVSDGDDLPSVPLEELLADLELSEQEDGEDSMRE from the coding sequence ATGGCATCAGATATGTTTGTGGTTCCTCAAACAAGAGGTACTGTCTTGTGTTGCAAATGTGGTATTTCAATGGCGCCAAATCCTGCCAACATGTGCGTAACATGTTTGAGGTCTGAAGTTGACATCACAGAAGGTTTACGAAAGCATGTGACCATTATGCATTGTCCCGATTGTGATAGCTACTTGCAGCCCCCAAGAACTTGGATAAAAGCTCAGTTGGAATCGAAGGAGCTCTTGACGTTTTGTGTGAAACGATTGGAGACTGATTTGAAGAAAGTTAGGCTGGTAAATGCTGAATTCATTTGGACTGAACCACATTCTAAGAGAATCAAGGTCAAGCTGAAGGTTCAAAAAGAGGTTCTTAATGGAGCGATTTTGGAGCAATCTTATGTTGTCGAGTATGTTCAACAAGATAACATGTGTGACTCTTGTACGAGGTATCAGGCGAATCCTGACCAGTGGGTGGCTTCTGTGCAACTCAGACAGCGTGTATCCCACAGGCGAACCTTCTTTTATTTGGAACAGCTCATCCTGAAACATGATGCTGCTGCCCATGCCATTAAAATCAAGCAAATGGATCAAGgaattgattttttcttttccaacAGGAGTCATGCTGTGAAGTTTGTCGAATTTTTAGGTAAAGTTGCTCCAACAAAGAGTAGACATGACAAACAGCTTGTGTCTCATGATCCTAAGAGTAATAGCTACAATTACAAGTACACGTTCTCAGTCGAAATATCCCCCATTTGCCGTGAGGATTTGATTTGTTTGCCTCCAAAGGTGGCTACTAGTTTGGGGAACCTTGGTCCGCTTGTGATCTGCACGAAAGTTACGAACAACATTACGTTGTTGGATCCGTTTACTCTGAGGCAGTGTTTCTTGGACACTGACCAGTATTGGAGGCATTCCTTCAAGTCCCTACTTGGTAGCAGGCAACTGGTGGAATATGATGTCTTTAACATTGAAGTTGTTTCTCCTGAATATAATCTTGGGGGCTCGAAATATGTAATGGCAGATGCTGAGGTGGCTCGTGTAAGTGATTATGGGAAGTTGTTTTACATAAGAACACACCTAGGCCATATTCTAAAGCCTGGAGATCGTGCACTCGGGTACGACCTTTATGGGGCCAACAGTAATGATATCGAACTCGATAAGTATAGAGGACTTGTCCTTCCTGAGGCAATTCTGATAAAGAAGAGCTATGAAGAAAAACGCCAGAAGAAGCGTGGGAAGCCTCGTCCATGGAAGCTTAAGTCCCTTGATATGGAACTAGACGAATCTAAAGGTAGAGCGAACGAACAGAAGCTGGACACAGAATATGAAGAGTTCTTGAGGGATTTGGAAGAGAACCCTGAGCTAAGGTTCAATTTATCACTGTACCGTAACAAAGATTACCAGCCATCAGAGATGGTATCGGTGTCGGATGGGGATGATCTGCCTTCGGTTCCATTGGAAGAGTTGCTGGCCGATCTCGAGCTGAGTGAACAAGAAGATGGTGAAGATAGCATGAGAGAATGA